The following is a genomic window from bacterium.
GTTTCATTAATTCTGAGCATTGTATTATCGGGAGTGCCGATTACACCGCTGCTCAGGAACAATCCCATAACTCTTCCCGCATTATAATATTCAAGAAAAACTTTTGCGAGTTCTTCAGGCGGTATTGCGCATCTTCGCTGGTCATTTTCTTCACGAAGAGGACAATATTTACAGTCATTAGCGCAAACATTAGATATAAGGGTCTTAAAAAGTAACACTTCCCGCCTGTCGGGAAGAACTACCGGATATACCCATTTGTCGTCTTTTGAACGGTGTCTTCGGTCGGCATCCTGCATACTGCAAGCGCAGGCAAGGTCATATTGCGAGTCCTGCGAAAGGATTTGGAGTTTTTCCCGTGTGTCGGGAGTTTTGTTTATAAAGGCCATTCTAGTAGTTGTCTTGCCAGAAAACTATCGTCCCTGCTTGCGGCAGAGCAGGGACGGGTTTATTATAATATTACGAAAAATTACTATTCATTCATCCGTTACATTTGGTATAGACGTTATTACTTTTCCTTGAATGTGGAAATCTCTATTTAGGACAATAGGTTTATGTTTTTTGTTTTTGGATTTAGGTTTCAATACGATTGCATTTGGAGAAGAATGAAATTCTTTTATAGTTGCTTCTTTATCAATTAGGGCAACAACAATATCCCCGTTTTCTGCTGTAGTTTGCTGACGCACAAGCACCAAATCGCCATTATTGATGCCTTTCTCGTCCATGGAATCGCCTTCAACTTTCAGTAAAAAATATCTATGCGGTGGTCGAGCCAGTTTTACAGATACGGAAACCATCGTCTCTATATTTTCTTCGGCAAGCATTGGTGTACCTGCGGCTACTGTTCCTATAAGCGGCACATCAACCGTTTGTGCGTTCGTCTTA
Proteins encoded in this region:
- the lexA gene encoding transcriptional repressor LexA, whose translation is MKKTSFSVKELEAIRHIYNSMMQRGDSPSMRELMVSMGYQSPRSISIIIDGLIEKKILQRKQDGKLRFLKNIPDDKTNAQTVDVPLIGTVAAGTPMLAEENIETMVSVSVKLARPPHRYFLLKVEGDSMDEKGINNGDLVLVRQQTTAENGDIVVALIDKEATIKEFHSSPNAIVLKPKSKNKKHKPIVLNRDFHIQGKVITSIPNVTDE